One part of the Anaerolineales bacterium genome encodes these proteins:
- the coaE gene encoding dephospho-CoA kinase (Dephospho-CoA kinase (CoaE) performs the final step in coenzyme A biosynthesis.), translating into MSAWPGKFVIGLTGNIATGKSVVRRMLEHAGAFGIDADALSHRAIEQNGPGYAAVVQSFGKYIVKDDGEIDRKKLGQIVFADPQALKLLESIIHPIVREGVDHLARLSPHQVIVIEAIKLLESPLRQMCDAIWVVTAAEAVQLARLKHKRGMDIDEARQRMASQSPQAEKAAQADTVIDNSASIELTWQQVKDAWRKLFPHATGETVPTRLRGAVTAGLANGMQVMRARPRQAEDIAGFINANNGTGKLLPAQVVNAFGEKAFLLLHTLDGLKALLGWKVENLVARVDDFHLERGLDHTEYIPFLVSEVEQASRELQCEVILLFVAPALAAQRDLWLGLGYEERLPSELSVGAWQEAAQESATAGSVMLFKQLRADRVLRPI; encoded by the coding sequence ATGAGCGCCTGGCCCGGCAAGTTCGTCATTGGCCTCACCGGCAACATCGCCACCGGCAAGAGCGTGGTGCGCCGCATGCTGGAGCATGCCGGCGCGTTTGGCATCGATGCCGACGCGCTCTCGCACCGCGCCATTGAGCAAAACGGGCCGGGGTATGCGGCGGTGGTGCAGAGCTTTGGAAAATACATCGTCAAAGACGACGGCGAGATCGACCGTAAGAAGCTGGGCCAGATCGTTTTTGCTGACCCACAAGCCCTTAAGCTGCTCGAGAGCATTATTCACCCCATCGTACGCGAAGGGGTTGACCACCTGGCGCGGCTCAGCCCGCACCAGGTCATCGTGATCGAAGCCATCAAGCTGCTCGAGTCGCCATTGCGCCAGATGTGCGACGCCATCTGGGTGGTCACTGCGGCTGAGGCCGTGCAGCTGGCCCGTCTCAAACATAAGCGCGGCATGGATATTGACGAGGCACGCCAGCGCATGGCCAGCCAGTCGCCGCAAGCTGAGAAGGCCGCCCAGGCCGATACCGTGATCGATAACAGTGCTTCCATTGAACTCACCTGGCAACAGGTCAAGGATGCGTGGCGCAAACTGTTCCCGCACGCCACCGGCGAGACGGTGCCGACCCGCTTGCGCGGGGCGGTTACCGCCGGGCTGGCCAATGGCATGCAGGTCATGCGCGCCCGCCCGCGCCAGGCCGAGGATATTGCCGGCTTTATCAACGCCAACAATGGCACGGGCAAACTGCTGCCCGCCCAGGTGGTGAATGCGTTTGGCGAGAAAGCTTTCCTGCTGCTGCACACATTGGATGGGTTGAAAGCCCTGCTGGGCTGGAAGGTGGAGAACCTGGTGGCGCGCGTGGATGACTTCCATCTGGAGCGCGGTCTGGACCACACCGAATACATTCCCTTCCTCGTTAGCGAAGTCGAGCAGGCCTCGCGCGAATTGCAGTGCGAGGTCATATTGCTGTTCGTGGCCCCGGCGCTGGCTGCCCAACGTGACCTTTGGCTGGGCCTTGGCTACGAGGAGCGCCTGCCGAGCGAATTGAGCGTGGGCGCCTGGCAGGAGGCGGCTCAGGAATCGGCTACCGCGGGCAGTGTGATGTTGTTCAAGCAACTACGGGCTGACAGGGTGCTGCGGCCCATTTAG
- a CDS encoding phage portal protein, whose translation MGFLSNMADSFRDWIWEPLYETLDGEERLRRQQMKTYRKYLDGDQPKQIAVKLNKPDDNIVINVLDKVVKKSVAMLFGKAISFDLGEGEEYAAAEAYLDEVWEENRKGIFLKNLGHTGATYGTVYVKIVPDGAGGVPRLVSLPSDNMRIITEEGDPDTVAEYVQAWLAMVDGKQKVRRERTYRDGDKWMVVVEQAAGGKRWEVLDSVEWPYDFPPIVHGQNLPADFTPYGESDVEGLLGLQNRINYIAGNLSKIIRYHAHPKTIGTGVKQVAQNTDDKPVADMSGDQMWTHPDPAVKVYNLEMQSDLNSSMAYLSFLIQTTYDLGQTVNTANVKDKLGQLTNFAIRVLYQDALEKLADKRDLYGELLTEINRRLLVLKDEAWAEFGGGIVVWPNDVTPTNSRELAEELRSDVDAKFVSKQTAAGLRGYDWEQEQVRMQEEATEQQGELGARLIAAFNQGA comes from the coding sequence ATGGGATTTCTTAGCAACATGGCGGACTCGTTCCGCGATTGGATTTGGGAGCCGCTGTACGAAACGCTGGATGGCGAGGAGCGTCTGCGCCGCCAGCAGATGAAAACGTACCGCAAGTATTTGGATGGCGACCAGCCCAAGCAGATCGCGGTGAAGCTCAACAAGCCAGACGACAACATTGTTATCAACGTCTTGGACAAGGTGGTCAAGAAAAGCGTGGCTATGCTGTTTGGCAAGGCCATCAGCTTTGACCTGGGTGAGGGCGAGGAATACGCCGCTGCCGAAGCCTACCTTGACGAAGTGTGGGAGGAGAATCGCAAGGGTATCTTCTTGAAGAACCTCGGCCACACCGGAGCAACCTATGGCACGGTGTACGTCAAGATCGTGCCTGATGGCGCGGGAGGGGTGCCGCGGCTGGTGTCCTTGCCCTCGGACAATATGCGCATCATCACCGAGGAGGGCGACCCCGACACTGTTGCCGAGTATGTCCAGGCCTGGCTGGCGATGGTGGACGGCAAGCAGAAGGTCAGACGCGAGCGCACTTACCGCGATGGTGATAAGTGGATGGTGGTGGTGGAGCAGGCTGCTGGCGGCAAGCGCTGGGAAGTGCTGGATAGCGTGGAGTGGCCTTACGACTTCCCGCCCATTGTTCACGGCCAGAACCTGCCCGCCGACTTCACTCCGTACGGCGAGAGCGATGTGGAAGGGCTGCTGGGCTTGCAGAACCGTATCAACTACATTGCAGGCAATCTGAGCAAGATCATTCGCTACCACGCCCACCCCAAGACGATCGGCACGGGTGTGAAGCAGGTGGCGCAGAACACCGATGACAAGCCGGTGGCGGATATGTCTGGCGATCAGATGTGGACTCACCCTGACCCTGCCGTCAAAGTCTACAACCTGGAGATGCAGAGCGACCTCAACTCCAGCATGGCCTACTTGAGCTTTTTGATACAAACGACCTACGACCTCGGCCAGACGGTGAACACGGCCAACGTCAAGGACAAGCTGGGGCAGCTCACCAACTTTGCCATCCGTGTGCTGTATCAAGACGCGCTGGAGAAGCTGGCCGACAAGCGCGACCTATACGGTGAGTTGCTGACCGAGATAAATCGCCGCTTGCTGGTGCTGAAAGATGAGGCGTGGGCAGAGTTTGGCGGTGGTATTGTGGTGTGGCCGAACGATGTAACGCCCACTAACTCCCGCGAGCTGGCCGAGGAACTGCGCTCGGACGTGGACGCGAAGTTTGTCAGCAAGCAGACGGCAGCGGGCTTGCGTGGCTACGACTGGGAGCAGGAGCAAGTGCGTATGCAGGAAGAAGCTACCGAGCAACAAGGCGAGCTGGGGGCGCGGCTGATTGCGGCGTTCAACCAGGGAGCGTAG
- the cdaA gene encoding diadenylate cyclase CdaA: protein MRNLFDELTFILQRLSLASFVDLALVTLIIFAVLLFIRNTRAMVLLRGFLLLYVVISLFTVIFELPAFSWLVRNSVPAILVAIPVIFAPEIRRVLERFGRASTILSGRGRQGAGRDVIQSLTHAAIRLSERRFGALIVLQRLDSLEEYVETGVAMGAQVTPELLLQIFYPNTPLHDGAAIIAGDSVIGASCVMPLSSSGVLSESAERRMGLRHRAALGTSEISDAVALVVSEETGAISVAFGGRMIQRLGRERLEGVLRAFYRPVESESVVERFLARYLPFLLPDPPEESES from the coding sequence ATGCGTAATCTTTTTGACGAGCTCACTTTTATTCTGCAACGCCTCAGCCTGGCCAGCTTTGTTGACCTGGCGCTGGTGACGCTGATCATTTTTGCGGTGCTGCTCTTTATTCGTAACACCCGTGCCATGGTGTTGCTGCGCGGCTTTTTGCTGCTGTATGTCGTCATCAGCCTGTTCACCGTCATCTTTGAGCTGCCCGCCTTCTCCTGGTTAGTGCGCAACTCCGTGCCCGCCATCCTGGTGGCTATCCCGGTCATCTTCGCCCCCGAGATCCGCCGCGTGCTGGAGCGCTTTGGCCGCGCCAGCACCATCCTCAGCGGGCGTGGGCGCCAGGGCGCCGGGCGCGATGTGATCCAATCGCTGACCCACGCTGCCATCCGCCTATCGGAGCGCCGCTTCGGCGCCCTGATCGTGCTGCAACGCCTCGACAGCCTGGAGGAGTATGTGGAAACCGGCGTGGCCATGGGCGCCCAGGTGACACCTGAACTGCTGCTGCAGATCTTCTATCCCAATACGCCTCTGCATGATGGCGCAGCGATCATTGCGGGTGATAGCGTTATTGGCGCGTCGTGCGTGATGCCGCTGTCCTCCAGCGGTGTGCTGTCGGAGAGCGCTGAGCGCCGCATGGGCCTGCGCCACCGCGCTGCCCTGGGTACTTCGGAGATCAGTGACGCCGTAGCGCTGGTGGTCTCGGAGGAAACGGGCGCGATCTCAGTGGCTTTTGGAGGACGCATGATCCAGCGCCTGGGCCGCGAACGCCTCGAAGGCGTGCTGCGCGCCTTCTATCGCCCCGTAGAATCCGAAAGCGTAGTCGAGCGCTTCCTGGCCCGCTATCTGCCGTTCCTGCTGCCTGACCCGCCTGAGGAGTCGGAGAGCTGA
- a CDS encoding DUF4942 domain-containing protein: MSYHERDLIAPATLAQMVDAYERACRVVREAYPALGEAQKYMNTTFGEGVDDFRLVGDERLTRRGQRPISWRSQRPNEYADAVIDEIRRKVWRKIIDRVGARKMMSLHRIEQMERQLESGEVQEITVPNVLDFLATLGSSAGEIQKEVIRSAFELLMPPKWGELKTDAKNRHFGVQRKVVLHGAVSASWDKARVTVGYGYWAEKISEIDKAFHLLDGKGLPEGYVSPLVDAINQAREGSTLFFGFKTFLNGNLHLEILRDDLREDMNRICGEGVLSKERG; encoded by the coding sequence ATGAGTTACCACGAGCGAGACCTTATTGCGCCTGCCACTCTGGCGCAGATGGTGGATGCCTACGAACGCGCCTGCCGTGTTGTGCGCGAGGCGTATCCGGCGCTGGGGGAGGCGCAAAAATACATGAACACTACCTTTGGTGAAGGTGTAGATGATTTCCGCTTGGTTGGTGACGAGCGACTGACGCGACGCGGTCAGCGTCCTATTTCGTGGCGCTCACAAAGACCGAATGAGTATGCCGATGCTGTTATTGACGAAATCCGGCGCAAAGTCTGGCGAAAAATTATTGACCGAGTCGGCGCGCGCAAGATGATGAGCTTGCATCGCATCGAACAGATGGAGAGACAGCTAGAGAGTGGCGAGGTGCAGGAGATTACGGTGCCTAATGTGCTCGACTTTCTAGCCACGCTGGGGAGCAGCGCAGGCGAAATTCAAAAAGAGGTTATTCGGTCCGCTTTTGAATTACTGATGCCGCCAAAGTGGGGTGAGTTAAAAACAGATGCTAAAAACCGACACTTTGGCGTACAGCGCAAAGTCGTATTGCATGGAGCGGTATCGGCTTCGTGGGATAAAGCCCGCGTGACTGTAGGCTACGGTTATTGGGCGGAAAAGATTAGCGAGATCGACAAAGCCTTTCATCTGCTGGACGGGAAGGGCCTGCCTGAAGGCTATGTGAGCCCGCTAGTAGACGCTATCAACCAGGCTCGTGAAGGATCAACTCTATTCTTCGGCTTCAAGACCTTTCTGAACGGGAACCTGCACCTGGAGATTTTGCGAGACGACCTGCGCGAAGACATGAATCGTATCTGCGGAGAAGGCGTGTTGAGCAAGGAGAGAGGATGA
- a CDS encoding replication protein, producing the protein MADMGEAELKVVLAVTRKTIGWHKTRDRLSFSQLMELTGLSRQGVSDGTAAAVERGVIARYPVGNSFEYELVVNEVDQPETVNEIDRPSQPSRPILPKNGQPSRHTKETLKQTNQNKDSGEAAPDPWEQEFSPGKPEPTRVPVGQEFESPKRKKDERQVHPAAKLYRQRMHLYVNRDWVDELIRVVGDTPEKLAKWDELLRAWNGHGWKPGNIAGMLDAFKAGGINGRGAKNTGGIKYNAEEAKRKALEAMGAG; encoded by the coding sequence ATGGCAGATATGGGCGAAGCCGAGTTGAAAGTTGTGCTGGCCGTGACGCGCAAAACTATTGGCTGGCACAAAACGCGTGATCGCCTGAGTTTTAGCCAGCTCATGGAGTTGACCGGCCTCAGCCGCCAAGGAGTGTCTGACGGAACCGCCGCAGCAGTGGAGCGCGGTGTCATTGCGCGCTATCCGGTGGGCAATAGTTTTGAATACGAGTTGGTGGTCAACGAAGTAGACCAACCAGAAACGGTCAACGAAATAGACCGGCCTAGTCAGCCAAGTAGACCGATTTTGCCAAAAAATGGTCAGCCAAGTAGACACACAAAAGAAACACTTAAACAAACTAATCAAAATAAAGATAGCGGCGAAGCCGCCCCCGATCCCTGGGAACAGGAATTCAGCCCGGGAAAACCAGAACCCACCCGAGTGCCTGTAGGCCAAGAGTTTGAGTCCCCCAAGCGCAAGAAAGACGAGCGTCAAGTTCACCCCGCGGCCAAGCTCTACCGGCAGCGGATGCACCTGTACGTCAACCGAGATTGGGTTGACGAGCTGATCCGCGTGGTCGGAGACACCCCTGAGAAGTTAGCCAAATGGGATGAATTGCTGCGCGCGTGGAACGGCCACGGCTGGAAGCCTGGAAACATTGCCGGAATGCTTGACGCGTTCAAGGCTGGAGGCATTAATGGCCGGGGCGCGAAGAACACAGGCGGTATCAAATACAACGCGGAAGAAGCCAAGCGTAAGGCGTTGGAAGCTATGGGGGCGGGATGA
- a CDS encoding Hint domain-containing protein, which translates to MPTSPLALAQRFRSQLTQIDVLQGQQLLSAYAPIRNELNASIDALLMEIELMGNPSVSRVQRSDRYKRLMDELGEKLVQFSLLLMVVMRGASHQGFVIGVENGAAMLGAYGLRANVVSADAVEQLAAFLDPSGPLYARIRNLAPYTVQRIADAISDGVAMGQNPQTIAAAIDRAFGLGLTDSLRMTRTVQIYSYRYANHASYMANGIESWSWFSRLDPGRTCFPAGTEIETARGRVPIEDVLVGDIVLTHTGAWKRVTETMSREYRGRMAEIVSAKGKIAGTTDHPVLIVRDGRAEWMEMSNVRVGDSVLHHSHHVGADFAVKAGVANPKHAKPFSSEPVRFLGVPFSDRFSIVPVLAVNFYNQVEFRDKEINGVSPSGHGVFLDKLRSNLAQAFSKVHLWRSFSGVAAIALGRAEFLALRCWNYAKALFASEAGVEDGRTSTKFAAVMTGLARLGIKLFPAPLASGVKSYASASNSAANRAIDDPILGRKNSEFVPTLRARFLRPGGLASAGQAAIGSVFSVLGSLERFITFGAFQDRRWQSYPSALGVWMDRLVLGVANSRAELSPAFGDPGGVSFEFSRTQRAFGSNHLVILPYSSENHVQHTRVYNFEVEDDHSYIANGLVVHNCMSCVQMHGSVHPATETLNDHFNGLCLALPNVAGVSLVDENGEAWFDKQSDSTQLQMMGPGRFQAYKDGALRFGELSTTHHDEVYGDMRIVAPLKDVLK; encoded by the coding sequence ATGCCAACTAGCCCACTCGCCCTCGCCCAGCGTTTCCGCAGCCAGCTCACGCAGATTGATGTTCTGCAGGGCCAGCAGCTGCTCTCTGCCTACGCGCCGATACGCAATGAACTGAACGCCAGCATTGATGCGCTGCTGATGGAGATTGAACTGATGGGCAATCCGTCAGTATCGCGTGTCCAGCGCAGCGACCGATACAAGCGGCTCATGGATGAGCTAGGAGAGAAGCTGGTGCAATTCTCCCTGTTGCTGATGGTGGTGATGCGCGGGGCCAGTCATCAGGGCTTTGTGATCGGCGTGGAGAATGGAGCAGCCATGCTCGGCGCGTACGGGTTGCGGGCGAATGTGGTGAGCGCAGATGCCGTGGAGCAGTTGGCGGCGTTTCTAGACCCCTCCGGCCCGCTGTATGCTCGTATCCGCAACCTGGCCCCGTACACAGTGCAGCGTATAGCGGACGCAATATCGGATGGCGTAGCGATGGGGCAGAACCCGCAGACCATTGCTGCGGCGATTGACCGCGCCTTCGGGTTGGGATTGACGGATAGTCTGCGGATGACGCGCACGGTGCAGATTTACAGCTATCGCTACGCCAACCACGCCAGCTATATGGCCAACGGAATTGAGTCGTGGAGTTGGTTCTCGCGGCTTGACCCGGGCAGAACGTGCTTTCCTGCGGGCACAGAGATTGAGACCGCCAGAGGGCGCGTGCCCATCGAGGATGTTCTTGTTGGCGATATTGTGCTTACGCATACTGGGGCGTGGAAGCGTGTAACCGAAACAATGTCGAGAGAATATCGGGGGAGGATGGCGGAGATTGTATCGGCCAAAGGGAAAATTGCCGGCACGACAGATCACCCCGTGTTGATTGTGCGGGATGGGCGCGCGGAGTGGATGGAAATGTCAAATGTTCGGGTTGGCGACAGCGTTTTGCACCATAGCCACCATGTCGGGGCTGACTTTGCCGTAAAGGCCGGAGTCGCTAATCCTAAGCACGCGAAACCCTTCAGCAGTGAGCCAGTTCGTTTTCTTGGCGTCCCGTTCTCTGACCGCTTTTCGATTGTGCCAGTACTCGCTGTCAATTTCTACAATCAGGTTGAGTTTCGGGATAAAGAAATCAACGGGGTATCGCCATCCGGGCACGGCGTATTCTTGGATAAACTCCGCTCCAATCTTGCTCAGGCATTTTCGAAAGTTCATCTCTGGCGTAGTTTCTCCGGTGTAGCGGCGATAGCATTGGGGAGAGCAGAATTTTTGGCGCTTCGATGCTGGAACTACGCGAAAGCTCTTTTTGCAAGTGAGGCAGGTGTTGAAGACGGGCGGACGTCGACAAAGTTCGCTGCAGTAATGACGGGGCTTGCCAGGCTGGGAATAAAACTGTTTCCCGCACCGCTTGCAAGTGGTGTTAAGAGTTATGCCTCTGCTTCGAACTCCGCAGCTAATCGAGCAATAGACGATCCTATCTTGGGAAGGAAAAACAGTGAATTTGTTCCCACACTGAGGGCACGTTTTCTTCGGCCTGGTGGCTTGGCTTCTGCAGGCCAAGCTGCAATAGGCTCTGTCTTTTCTGTGCTGGGGAGCCTTGAACGATTTATTACATTCGGCGCATTTCAGGATCGCCGCTGGCAGAGCTACCCTTCCGCGCTTGGTGTGTGGATGGATAGACTGGTGCTTGGTGTAGCAAACTCGCGAGCAGAACTTTCCCCGGCCTTTGGCGACCCAGGCGGCGTGAGTTTTGAATTCTCTCGAACACAACGCGCATTTGGAAGTAATCATCTCGTTATTTTACCATACAGTTCGGAAAACCATGTCCAACATACGCGAGTTTACAACTTCGAGGTGGAGGACGACCATAGCTATATTGCGAATGGCCTAGTTGTTCATAACTGCATGTCCTGCGTACAAATGCACGGCTCTGTACATCCCGCTACCGAGACGTTGAACGACCATTTCAACGGCTTGTGCCTGGCCCTCCCTAATGTGGCCGGGGTGAGCCTGGTGGACGAGAATGGCGAGGCATGGTTCGACAAGCAATCCGACAGTACACAGTTGCAGATGATGGGGCCGGGCAGGTTCCAGGCGTATAAGGATGGTGCGTTACGCTTTGGGGAATTGAGCACCACGCATCATGACGAGGTGTACGGCGATATGCGGATTGTAGCGCCGTTGAAGGATGTGTTGAAATGA
- a CDS encoding phage terminase large subunit, translating into MEKLHAFVLKYPGATGIVGRKDRTSAGKSVVPFLRHTVMGGTDWGRFLKSDGLFEYKNGSHIWVVGLDGEEQREALKSIGKDGSVDIAAFDEANALTEEDKNVIYSRMRGKAASWTQVMFATNPDGPMHWINRDLILGNGASVYYSRPEDNPHNPAAYIEMLKTLTGVYYQRLYLGLWVQAEGAVYPEYDSGIHLVERDTVKVSKHGRWIVSLDFGFTNPLSCSLWFVDGENRAYRWKQIYRKKRTVEEHAPAIREMVGDLPIEAWITDHDAEDRATLEKHLGITTQAAYKAVMPGIQAVKQRLVKKRLFFVRDAVDDVDEELQAAKKPTCTEEEIDGYRWSDKKQDTPVKEQDHGLDEMRYLVAYLDNLSGLGGPGEYVENPFYD; encoded by the coding sequence TTGGAGAAGCTGCACGCCTTCGTGCTCAAATACCCTGGGGCTACTGGGATAGTTGGCCGCAAGGACAGAACCTCGGCGGGCAAGTCCGTGGTGCCGTTTCTGAGGCACACAGTGATGGGCGGCACGGATTGGGGGCGCTTCCTGAAAAGTGATGGCTTGTTCGAGTACAAGAACGGCTCGCACATATGGGTAGTCGGCTTAGATGGGGAGGAACAGCGCGAGGCGTTGAAATCCATCGGTAAGGATGGCTCGGTGGATATTGCCGCGTTCGACGAGGCCAATGCGCTGACGGAGGAGGACAAGAACGTCATCTACTCCCGTATGCGCGGTAAGGCGGCGAGTTGGACGCAGGTGATGTTTGCGACAAATCCTGACGGGCCGATGCACTGGATCAACCGCGATTTGATATTAGGTAACGGGGCTTCGGTGTACTACTCTCGCCCAGAGGATAACCCGCACAATCCCGCGGCGTATATTGAGATGCTCAAAACGCTCACGGGCGTGTACTACCAGCGGCTTTACTTGGGCTTGTGGGTGCAGGCCGAAGGCGCGGTGTATCCGGAGTACGACAGTGGCATACACCTGGTGGAGCGCGACACCGTCAAGGTCAGCAAGCATGGGCGCTGGATTGTCAGTCTGGACTTTGGCTTCACCAATCCGTTGTCGTGTTCGCTGTGGTTCGTGGACGGCGAGAACAGAGCCTACCGGTGGAAGCAGATTTACCGCAAGAAGCGCACGGTGGAGGAACATGCCCCGGCTATCCGTGAGATGGTGGGCGATTTGCCAATTGAGGCGTGGATCACTGACCATGACGCGGAGGACAGAGCCACGCTGGAGAAGCACCTGGGCATCACAACGCAGGCGGCGTACAAAGCGGTAATGCCCGGCATCCAGGCGGTGAAGCAGCGACTGGTCAAGAAGCGGCTGTTCTTTGTGCGGGATGCGGTTGACGACGTAGACGAGGAATTGCAGGCGGCGAAGAAGCCGACATGCACCGAGGAAGAGATTGATGGGTATCGGTGGAGCGACAAGAAGCAGGATACGCCCGTGAAGGAGCAAGACCACGGGCTGGATGAGATGCGGTATTTGGTGGCGTATCTGGATAACCTGAGTGGTTTAGGTGGCCCGGGTGAGTACGTCGAGAACCCGTTCTACGATTGA
- a CDS encoding helix-turn-helix domain-containing protein encodes MAKNKEIKKPELAKMAEYLRAEHLKLICSSGYDMRTDKAFADYLGIKADRLSMYMNAEEGPAIKNAAKIAKKLGPEILSILGYSDMADLVEGQS; translated from the coding sequence ATGGCAAAGAATAAAGAAATCAAGAAGCCTGAACTTGCCAAAATGGCAGAATATCTGAGGGCCGAGCATTTGAAGCTGATCTGCTCCTCAGGTTATGACATGCGGACAGATAAGGCGTTTGCCGATTATTTGGGGATCAAGGCTGACAGGCTAAGCATGTACATGAATGCAGAGGAAGGCCCGGCAATCAAAAACGCGGCAAAGATTGCCAAAAAACTTGGGCCTGAAATATTGAGTATTTTGGGCTACAGCGACATGGCAGATCTTGTTGAGGGGCAGTCCTAG
- the der gene encoding ribosome biogenesis GTPase Der: MPKPVVAIVGRPNVGKSALFNRLAGQRLAVVDDVPGTTRDRLYAESEWVGTQFLIVDTGGIDPTSVTRGRQPLSIGSAEFIQQIREQAQQAVSDADLVMFVVDVESGVTPADREVASILRRSQRKQGDALLPPVLLVVNKVDSVQRRENLAEFYELGMGEPHPVSAVHGSGTGDMLDALVAALPPQVEDPEESDADLSIAIVGKPNAGKSTLLNALVGEERAIVSDIPGTTRDTVDSFIDFDGQRIKLIDTAGLRRRGKIEPGVEKYSAIRSVRAIERAEVVLLVIDATTGITAQDAHIAGYVQDAWKSAVILVNKWDAVDKDSYSMEQYTRNIRYVLKFIDYAPLLFISAQTGQRVQEVLPTAVKVGAERMVKLSTSQINRVLEDAQEHQPAPNRAGRNLRIYYGTQVRSDPPTFLLYCNDPKLLHFTYERYLENRIRDAYGFLGTPIRIVTKKRE, encoded by the coding sequence ATGCCAAAACCTGTTGTTGCGATTGTGGGCCGCCCCAATGTGGGCAAGAGTGCCCTGTTTAACCGCCTGGCCGGGCAGCGCCTGGCCGTGGTGGATGATGTGCCCGGCACCACGCGTGACCGCTTGTACGCCGAGTCTGAGTGGGTGGGCACGCAGTTCCTGATCGTGGACACCGGTGGCATTGACCCCACATCGGTCACGCGCGGGCGCCAGCCGCTTTCGATCGGCTCGGCCGAATTCATCCAGCAGATCCGCGAGCAGGCCCAGCAGGCGGTAAGCGATGCGGACCTGGTGATGTTCGTGGTGGATGTAGAGAGCGGCGTCACCCCGGCGGACCGCGAGGTGGCCAGCATTCTGCGCCGCAGCCAGCGCAAGCAGGGTGATGCTCTGCTGCCGCCGGTGCTGTTGGTGGTCAACAAAGTCGACTCGGTGCAACGCCGCGAAAACCTGGCCGAGTTCTACGAGCTAGGCATGGGTGAGCCGCATCCGGTCTCCGCCGTGCACGGTTCGGGTACGGGCGACATGCTGGATGCGCTGGTGGCGGCGTTGCCGCCCCAGGTTGAGGACCCCGAAGAGAGCGATGCCGACCTTTCGATCGCCATCGTGGGCAAACCCAATGCGGGTAAATCCACCCTGCTCAACGCGCTGGTGGGGGAGGAGCGCGCCATCGTCAGCGATATCCCCGGCACGACCCGCGACACCGTGGACAGTTTTATTGACTTTGACGGCCAGCGCATCAAGCTGATCGATACGGCCGGCCTGCGCCGCCGCGGCAAGATCGAGCCGGGCGTGGAGAAATACTCCGCCATCCGCTCGGTGCGCGCCATTGAGCGCGCCGAAGTGGTGCTGCTGGTGATCGATGCCACCACGGGCATCACCGCCCAGGATGCGCACATCGCTGGCTATGTGCAGGACGCCTGGAAGAGCGCGGTGATCCTGGTGAATAAGTGGGATGCGGTGGATAAAGACAGCTACAGCATGGAGCAATATACGCGCAACATCCGCTATGTGCTCAAGTTCATTGACTATGCTCCGCTGCTCTTTATTTCAGCCCAGACCGGCCAGCGCGTGCAGGAGGTACTGCCCACGGCGGTGAAGGTGGGCGCCGAGCGCATGGTCAAGCTCAGCACTTCGCAGATCAACCGGGTGCTGGAGGATGCGCAGGAGCACCAGCCGGCGCCCAACCGCGCCGGCCGCAACCTGCGCATCTACTACGGCACCCAGGTGCGCAGCGACCCGCCCACCTTCCTGCTGTATTGCAACGACCCCAAGCTGCTTCATTTCACCTATGAGCGCTACCTTGAGAACCGCATCCGTGATGCGTACGGTTTTCTGGGTACGCCGATCCGTATCGTGACGAAGAAGCGCGAGTGA
- a CDS encoding hemolysin III family protein, translated as MSVNIHANRYTPAEEWANSISHGIGIVLSIAGLAVLASFSSLLGTAWHIVGCTIYGATQILLYTTSTLYHSIPIERVKKLLRTLDHSAIFLLNASQKPVTNHSLSLAKERIGTNNFREAIV; from the coding sequence ATGAGCGTCAATATTCACGCCAATCGCTACACTCCGGCTGAGGAGTGGGCCAACAGCATTTCGCATGGCATCGGCATCGTGCTGTCAATCGCCGGCCTGGCGGTGCTGGCCAGCTTCTCAAGCCTGTTGGGCACGGCCTGGCATATCGTGGGTTGCACCATCTATGGTGCCACTCAAATTCTGCTGTACACCACGTCCACGCTGTATCACAGCATCCCAATCGAGCGGGTCAAGAAGCTGCTGCGCACGCTGGACCATTCGGCCATCTTCCTGTTGAATGCTAGTCAAAAACCAGTTACGAATCACTCGCTTTCACTGGCAAAAGAAAGGATTGGCACAAACAACTTCCGCGAGGCGATAGTCTAG